A stretch of Faecalibacterium duncaniae DNA encodes these proteins:
- a CDS encoding Mu-like prophage major head subunit gpT family protein produces the protein MIITPQALRGIYTAFNTVFNKAFEGQHPTYEKVATVVPSTSESETYAWLGDIPGMREWIGEREIQNLSGSAYTIKNKDFELTVGVDRNAVEDDKIGLYNPSIQMLGESAALHPDELVYGLLANGFTEKCYDGKAFFATDHPVGKDKASNKGTAKLSMDAYKTARTSMMSLKNSKGRPLALVPDLLVVPPALEADARDILVADFINGTKNTMQGTAEIHVEPRLASDSAWFLLCTKRPVKPLIYQQRKKAKFVSKTNETDDNVFMSKKFIYGADSRGNAGFGFWQMAYGSDGTTT, from the coding sequence ATGATCATCACCCCGCAGGCCCTTAGAGGCATCTATACCGCCTTCAACACGGTCTTTAACAAGGCGTTTGAAGGGCAGCATCCCACCTATGAAAAGGTCGCGACCGTCGTGCCCAGCACCAGCGAATCCGAGACCTACGCATGGCTCGGTGACATCCCCGGCATGAGGGAGTGGATCGGTGAGCGCGAGATCCAGAACCTCTCCGGCTCCGCCTACACCATCAAGAACAAGGACTTCGAGCTGACTGTCGGCGTAGACCGCAACGCGGTCGAGGACGACAAGATCGGCCTCTACAATCCTTCCATTCAGATGCTCGGCGAGTCCGCCGCGCTGCATCCCGACGAGCTGGTCTACGGTCTGCTGGCCAACGGCTTCACCGAGAAGTGCTACGACGGCAAGGCGTTCTTCGCTACCGACCATCCTGTCGGCAAGGACAAGGCAAGCAACAAGGGCACCGCGAAGCTGAGCATGGACGCCTACAAGACGGCGCGTACATCCATGATGAGCCTGAAGAACAGCAAGGGCCGCCCTCTGGCGCTGGTTCCCGACCTGCTGGTCGTGCCGCCCGCACTGGAAGCGGACGCCCGCGACATCCTCGTCGCCGACTTCATCAACGGCACGAAGAACACCATGCAGGGCACGGCGGAGATCCATGTGGAGCCTCGCCTCGCAAGCGACTCCGCTTGGTTCCTGCTCTGCACCAAGCGTCCCGTCAAGCCGCTGATCTACCAGCAGCGCAAGAAGGCGAAGTTCGTCTCCAAGACCAACGAGACCGACGACAACGTCTTCATGAGCAAGAAGTTCATCTACGGCGCAGACTCTCGCGGCAACGCGGGCTTCGGCTTCTGGCAGATGGCCTACGGCTCTGACGGCACCACCACCTAA
- a CDS encoding gp436 family protein, which translates to MSYSTRAEVRDMVKDDALNAIIGDTFIEDPVEREELVSPIIDAAIADADAEIDGYLAKRYAVPLAPAPRVINKFSKDIAVYNLFSRIGIDEGTDQKTYLNRYNAAIKFLTLVAEGTVSIGTETEDPASAAAGGFKVKSNSRLFTREKMRGM; encoded by the coding sequence ATGAGCTACAGCACACGCGCTGAAGTGCGGGACATGGTCAAGGATGACGCGCTCAACGCGATCATCGGCGACACCTTCATTGAAGACCCCGTCGAGCGTGAAGAGCTGGTCTCCCCGATCATCGATGCGGCGATCGCCGACGCGGACGCAGAGATCGACGGCTACCTCGCCAAGAGGTACGCCGTCCCTCTGGCCCCGGCCCCGAGGGTCATCAACAAGTTCTCCAAGGATATCGCGGTCTACAATCTGTTCTCCCGCATCGGCATCGACGAGGGGACGGATCAGAAGACCTACCTGAACCGCTACAACGCGGCGATCAAGTTCCTCACGCTGGTCGCGGAGGGCACGGTGTCCATCGGCACGGAGACGGAAGACCCGGCGAGCGCAGCGGCGGGTGGTTTTAAGGTCAAGTCCAACAGCCGCCTGTTTACCCGCGAGAAGATGAGGGGGATGTAA
- a CDS encoding phage virion morphogenesis protein: MAMYSIRLDGDTRAMLRRIRSFSEIDKQGINAALAEGARESTLERFKQSKGPDGRRWKTSIRAAQEGGKTLIQSAQLRNSIHDKSDASGFAVGTNVKYAATHQFGEPGRTIRARKKKALRFQVGGKWVTKKQVRITIPARPFLGLSEDDMQEMKATVEEFIQKED; this comes from the coding sequence ATGGCCATGTACAGCATCCGGCTCGACGGCGACACGCGGGCGATGCTCCGTAGGATCAGGAGCTTCTCGGAGATCGACAAGCAGGGCATCAATGCGGCACTGGCTGAGGGCGCGCGCGAGTCGACGCTGGAACGGTTCAAGCAGAGCAAAGGCCCGGACGGGCGCAGATGGAAGACCTCCATCCGCGCCGCACAGGAGGGCGGCAAGACGCTCATCCAGTCTGCACAGCTCCGCAACTCCATCCACGACAAGTCGGACGCCTCCGGCTTCGCGGTCGGCACGAACGTCAAGTATGCGGCGACGCATCAGTTCGGAGAACCGGGCCGCACCATCCGGGCGCGGAAGAAGAAAGCCCTCCGTTTTCAGGTGGGCGGCAAGTGGGTCACGAAGAAGCAAGTCCGCATCACCATCCCGGCCCGTCCCTTCCTCGGTCTCTCAGAGGACGATATGCAGGAGATGAAGGCGACGGTCGAGGAGTTCATCCAGAAGGAGGATTGA
- a CDS encoding DUF2586 domain-containing protein: MLRDVRSNVTDGLLGFATATGDGLHIKIGVSPSVTEKPITILGSMGASTIKSKLGLSPLADAVMDAVQGGAARVFCIPVAASTAGTIGEVTKTGDGGGSVTVQGSPNNAYALTVRFTAQGGLNTAAFVYSIDGDNFSDEITVPVTGSYEIEGTGLTIKFTEASSPDQKPSSFLVRDTYTLKTTAPSMTNGDVLGAIEKIKSFSEEFEFVHIVGESTVELWEAVSEAQKELMTVCHKPCFFLMEAAYPADEADGDLSDWALKMEADRKRIKNSDIQVCAAWGRLVRLDGTTQIVNLAGLASGRYAMTKVSVSIGKTKDEDALGFPKTKLLGLVPIGYDSTVIELLDVAGYMTFREYDGLDDIFVYHTKMMCKDGSDFRYAEDVRVKNKIIRETRKKALQFKNDDIDLEDIQGELDARAKFISVPLDRMVEDKEISSYETTVDESCYDTFLEDETMSVIIRYLSRGYIREVVIDIGRSALSSN, encoded by the coding sequence ATGCTTAGAGATGTACGCAGCAACGTCACGGACGGACTGCTCGGCTTCGCCACGGCAACGGGCGACGGTCTGCACATCAAGATCGGCGTCTCCCCCTCTGTCACCGAAAAGCCCATCACCATCCTCGGCAGCATGGGCGCAAGCACCATCAAGTCCAAGCTGGGCCTGTCCCCGCTGGCCGATGCGGTCATGGACGCGGTGCAGGGCGGCGCGGCCCGCGTGTTCTGCATCCCCGTCGCCGCGAGCACCGCTGGCACGATCGGTGAGGTCACGAAGACGGGCGACGGCGGCGGCAGCGTGACCGTGCAGGGCTCGCCCAACAACGCCTACGCGCTCACCGTGCGCTTCACCGCGCAGGGCGGGCTCAACACCGCAGCCTTCGTCTACTCCATCGACGGCGACAACTTCTCGGATGAGATCACCGTCCCCGTCACTGGCAGCTACGAGATCGAGGGCACGGGCCTGACGATCAAGTTCACCGAGGCGAGCTCGCCGGATCAGAAGCCCAGTTCCTTCCTCGTGCGCGACACCTACACCCTCAAGACCACTGCACCGAGCATGACGAACGGCGATGTGCTGGGCGCGATTGAGAAGATCAAGAGCTTCAGCGAGGAGTTCGAGTTCGTCCACATAGTCGGCGAGAGCACGGTGGAGCTGTGGGAGGCGGTCAGTGAAGCACAGAAGGAGCTGATGACGGTCTGCCACAAGCCCTGCTTCTTCCTCATGGAGGCCGCCTATCCCGCCGACGAGGCGGATGGTGACCTGAGCGATTGGGCGCTGAAGATGGAGGCAGACCGTAAGCGGATCAAGAACTCCGACATTCAGGTCTGCGCCGCATGGGGTCGCCTTGTGCGGCTGGACGGCACCACGCAGATTGTCAACCTCGCGGGCCTCGCCTCCGGGCGCTACGCCATGACGAAGGTGAGCGTGTCCATCGGCAAGACCAAGGACGAGGACGCGCTGGGCTTCCCCAAGACGAAGCTGCTGGGGCTGGTTCCCATCGGCTACGACAGCACCGTCATTGAACTGCTGGACGTCGCGGGCTACATGACCTTCCGCGAGTACGACGGCCTTGACGACATCTTTGTCTATCACACGAAGATGATGTGCAAGGACGGCAGCGACTTCCGCTATGCCGAGGATGTGCGTGTGAAGAACAAGATCATCCGCGAGACACGCAAGAAGGCGCTGCAGTTCAAGAACGACGACATCGACCTTGAGGACATTCAGGGCGAGCTGGACGCGCGGGCTAAGTTCATCAGCGTGCCGCTTGACCGCATGGTGGAGGACAAGGAGATCAGCTCCTATGAGACCACCGTGGACGAGAGCTGCTACGATACCTTCCTCGAAGATGAGACCATGAGCGTCATCATCCGCTACCTCTCCAGAGGCTACATCCGCGAGGTCGTTATCGACATCGGGCGCTCGGCTCTGAGCAGCAACTAA
- a CDS encoding phage tail tape measure protein encodes MNMIDNLSGPMAGVASKVGANVSKLDAASQTFGSMAKAGAAMQETGSQIVNAVLAPVEATFETRRALGELASLGVQDLEAVENAARSFSDQWAGTSKADFISAAYDIKSGIASLSDEGVAEFTSLAALTAKATKSTAGEMTSLFATGYGIYKDYYSDLSDMEFGEMFSAGISDAVRAFKTSGSGMAQAIQNLGASATTAQVPLEEQLSVLGMLQATMGGAEAGTKYKAFLRSATKGGEALGLKFTDANNQLLSMPEILDILRGKFGETMDAAEKMELQKAFGDTEAVALIDLMYNKVGDLQDNIVNMYGSLGKGVSVTEQMASAIQETEPERFERLKQRIHNVTESIGNSLLPTVNDLMSKGEGVLTKVGSWIEKNQELVKVIMLIVLAVGGFLAVGGTLIALISGVGLVVTKTVSAFKILKGGFALARGALTPLISSVWSFTAALLANPVTWVVIGIVALIAALVLLYNKCEWFRNAVNSVINFFKGTLTAVGSVAKSVFEGIGNVIGSVMDAAKATVSEKLSNIKTAYEEHGGGISGVAAAAMEAVKGWYTAGYTFIDNLTGGKLSEIREKFSTAMSNIVQGISQKFTDARTAFSNGLNNIKNAVSGAVTWFFESGKRIVSTFANGIKSAFSSAVEAVKGGLQKIRNLLPFSDAKEGPLSTLTLSGQRTMTTYAHGLTLAGDAPAEAMNKSLQQVQGALDREPEKKVDLGGGKKDKDESSDEGGSGKGKQVIIHKLLVPVDLKKIKDLQQLLALLQEVEDYAAANEDGEPGDEEDAAPAPA; translated from the coding sequence ATGAACATGATCGACAACCTCTCCGGGCCGATGGCGGGCGTGGCGTCCAAGGTCGGCGCAAACGTCTCCAAGCTGGACGCCGCAAGCCAGACCTTCGGCAGCATGGCAAAGGCGGGTGCGGCGATGCAGGAGACGGGCTCACAGATCGTAAACGCTGTGCTCGCCCCGGTAGAGGCGACCTTTGAAACGCGGCGTGCGCTGGGTGAGCTGGCCTCGCTGGGCGTGCAAGACCTTGAAGCGGTCGAAAACGCCGCACGCAGCTTCTCCGATCAGTGGGCGGGCACGTCGAAGGCGGACTTCATCAGCGCGGCCTACGACATCAAGAGCGGCATCGCCTCCCTCTCTGATGAGGGCGTCGCAGAGTTCACAAGCCTCGCGGCCCTGACCGCAAAGGCGACAAAGTCCACGGCGGGCGAGATGACCTCGCTGTTTGCCACAGGCTACGGCATTTATAAAGACTACTACAGCGACCTGAGCGACATGGAGTTCGGCGAGATGTTCTCGGCTGGCATCTCCGACGCCGTCCGAGCGTTCAAGACCTCCGGCTCCGGCATGGCACAGGCAATCCAGAACCTCGGCGCATCGGCGACCACGGCGCAGGTGCCGCTGGAAGAGCAGCTCTCCGTCTTGGGTATGCTGCAAGCAACGATGGGCGGCGCGGAAGCGGGCACGAAATACAAAGCCTTCCTCCGCAGCGCCACCAAGGGCGGCGAGGCGCTGGGACTCAAGTTCACAGACGCCAACAACCAGCTCCTGAGTATGCCGGAAATCCTCGACATCCTGCGGGGCAAGTTCGGCGAGACAATGGACGCCGCCGAAAAGATGGAGCTGCAGAAAGCCTTCGGCGACACCGAGGCCGTAGCGCTCATCGACCTGATGTATAACAAGGTCGGCGACCTGCAGGACAACATCGTCAATATGTACGGCTCGCTCGGGAAGGGCGTGTCGGTCACGGAGCAGATGGCCTCCGCCATTCAGGAGACGGAGCCGGAACGCTTCGAGCGACTCAAGCAGCGCATCCACAACGTCACTGAGAGCATCGGCAACTCCCTGCTCCCCACGGTCAACGACCTGATGAGCAAGGGCGAGGGCGTGCTGACGAAGGTCGGCTCGTGGATCGAGAAGAACCAAGAGCTCGTCAAGGTCATCATGCTCATCGTTCTTGCGGTGGGCGGTTTCCTCGCCGTAGGCGGCACGCTGATCGCCCTGATCTCCGGCGTCGGCCTCGTCGTGACAAAAACGGTCAGCGCGTTCAAGATACTCAAGGGCGGCTTCGCACTGGCGCGAGGGGCGCTCACACCGCTCATATCCTCGGTGTGGAGCTTCACGGCGGCGCTGCTGGCCAACCCCGTCACATGGGTCGTCATTGGCATTGTGGCCCTCATTGCGGCGCTGGTGCTACTCTACAACAAGTGTGAGTGGTTCCGCAATGCGGTCAACTCCGTCATCAACTTCTTCAAGGGAACGCTGACGGCGGTGGGCTCGGTCGCGAAGTCGGTGTTTGAAGGCATCGGGAACGTGATCGGCTCCGTCATGGACGCGGCAAAGGCGACCGTGTCCGAGAAGCTGTCCAACATCAAGACGGCCTACGAGGAACACGGCGGCGGCATTTCCGGCGTCGCAGCGGCGGCGATGGAGGCGGTCAAGGGCTGGTACACAGCGGGCTACACCTTCATCGACAACCTCACGGGCGGCAAGCTCTCGGAGATCCGTGAGAAGTTCTCGACGGCCATGAGCAACATCGTCCAAGGCATCTCACAGAAGTTCACCGACGCACGCACCGCCTTCTCCAACGGCCTGAACAACATCAAGAACGCCGTCTCCGGCGCGGTCACGTGGTTCTTCGAGTCCGGCAAACGGATCGTGTCCACCTTTGCAAACGGCATCAAGTCCGCCTTCAGCAGCGCGGTCGAGGCCGTAAAGGGCGGCTTGCAGAAGATCCGCAACCTCCTCCCGTTCTCTGACGCGAAGGAGGGGCCGCTGTCCACACTGACCCTGTCCGGCCAACGCACCATGACTACCTACGCTCACGGCCTAACGCTGGCGGGCGACGCCCCGGCAGAGGCGATGAACAAGAGCCTCCAGCAGGTGCAGGGCGCTCTTGACCGCGAGCCGGAGAAGAAGGTCGACCTCGGCGGCGGGAAGAAGGACAAGGACGAGAGCAGCGATGAGGGCGGCTCCGGTAAGGGCAAGCAGGTTATCATCCACAAGCTGCTCGTCCCGGTCGACCTCAAGAAGATCAAAGACCTGCAACAGCTCCTCGCTCTTTTGCAGGAGGTCGAGGACTACGCAGCGGCCAACGAGGACGGCGAACCCGGCGACGAAGAAGACGCCGCCCCGGCCCCGGCATAA
- a CDS encoding carbamoyl-phosphate synthase subunit L yields the protein MLEEMVASVMKKTLAQDFPHLKLPAAVFATIDSAAKSDAFDIEELIVHNEVTGEVFKAHITSYWYEYKLTVIDRFGNPDTNYPALPGIKSKKQFKAGAVVAVALPYGDLTPAIIGEVEL from the coding sequence GTGCTCGAAGAAATGGTCGCGTCCGTTATGAAGAAGACGCTGGCGCAGGACTTCCCGCATTTGAAGCTCCCCGCCGCCGTATTCGCCACCATCGACTCGGCGGCAAAGAGCGACGCCTTTGACATTGAGGAACTGATCGTCCACAACGAAGTGACGGGCGAGGTGTTCAAGGCGCACATCACCTCCTACTGGTACGAGTACAAACTCACCGTCATCGACCGCTTCGGCAACCCTGACACCAACTATCCCGCGCTTCCGGGAATTAAGTCTAAGAAACAGTTCAAGGCCGGGGCGGTCGTGGCCGTCGCGCTTCCCTACGGCGACCTCACCCCGGCGATCATCGGGGAGGTGGAGCTATGA
- a CDS encoding baseplate J/gp47 family protein: MIDKEILDAVLPLPTLDELKEQKVEELKDEGFVISNFHSGGVFYTMLMIVLRIKVEVIELLRVVLNNMFVSHAGGAWLDLKMADYSKKRKKAQKTQGFVTVSRTDMTGEAVKIPKGHVFKSILDINGEELRFFVLEAATLQKGASSVDVLVEAETEGSRYNVPAGQIVRTLTYLGDVTFSNAEDWIVREGSDTEDDESARARTLRSWSELAQRATEDTFIDAAESVPGVLFAQADCNHPRGQGTVDVIVTGTAGEATEGLLAAVREAVDKIAGPYDNILVKSSVTVSQNISVTVTTDTADTDEAVENRVKAILTELLAVRRSRKLNELTLSDINHAIRSGYSGATNAAVSEPEADVKLGKDKVITLGDVSVTVERE, encoded by the coding sequence ATGATCGACAAGGAAATACTGGACGCCGTGCTCCCTCTGCCTACGCTGGACGAGCTGAAGGAGCAGAAGGTCGAGGAGCTGAAGGACGAGGGCTTCGTCATCAGCAACTTCCATTCGGGCGGCGTGTTCTACACGATGCTCATGATCGTGCTGCGCATCAAGGTCGAGGTCATTGAATTGCTCCGCGTCGTGCTGAACAATATGTTCGTCTCCCACGCGGGCGGCGCGTGGCTCGACCTGAAGATGGCGGATTACTCCAAAAAGCGCAAGAAGGCGCAGAAGACGCAGGGCTTCGTCACCGTCAGCCGCACCGACATGACGGGCGAGGCGGTCAAAATCCCCAAGGGCCACGTCTTCAAGAGCATCCTCGACATCAACGGCGAGGAGCTGCGATTCTTCGTGCTGGAGGCGGCGACGCTGCAAAAGGGCGCGTCCTCCGTGGACGTGCTGGTGGAGGCCGAGACAGAGGGCAGCCGCTACAACGTCCCCGCAGGGCAGATCGTACGCACGCTGACCTACCTCGGCGACGTCACATTCAGCAACGCCGAGGACTGGATCGTGCGGGAAGGTAGCGACACCGAGGACGACGAGAGCGCGAGGGCGCGGACACTCCGCTCGTGGTCGGAGCTGGCGCAGCGGGCGACGGAGGACACCTTCATTGACGCGGCGGAGTCAGTCCCCGGTGTACTGTTCGCACAGGCCGACTGCAACCACCCGCGCGGGCAGGGCACGGTGGACGTCATCGTGACAGGCACGGCGGGCGAGGCAACGGAGGGACTGCTTGCGGCAGTAAGAGAAGCCGTTGACAAGATCGCTGGCCCGTATGATAATATTCTCGTGAAGTCCTCTGTGACCGTATCGCAGAATATCTCCGTCACGGTCACGACCGACACGGCGGACACGGACGAGGCGGTGGAGAACCGGGTCAAGGCGATCCTCACCGAACTGCTGGCCGTGCGCCGCAGCCGCAAGCTCAACGAGCTGACCCTGTCCGACATCAACCACGCGATCCGCAGCGGCTACAGTGGGGCCACCAACGCGGCGGTCTCCGAGCCGGAGGCGGATGTGAAGCTGGGTAAGGACAAGGTCATCACCCTCGGCGACGTCTCTGTGACGGTCGAAAGGGAGTGA
- a CDS encoding four helix bundle protein, which translates to MAEPSVLQKKTEIFLERDIYPLLKNFPASEKFSLCQEIKQSCYKLIRAAVMANNLTNVNRRLMWLDEADAEKTLLLVLLGVAKNQKYITQKKLLELQGKLEEIGRIIGGLQKFFINNRK; encoded by the coding sequence ATGGCAGAGCCGTCAGTCCTACAAAAGAAAACTGAGATATTTCTCGAAAGGGATATATACCCCTTGCTGAAAAACTTCCCCGCCTCCGAGAAGTTCTCCTTGTGCCAAGAGATCAAGCAATCCTGCTACAAGCTCATCCGAGCGGCTGTTATGGCCAACAACCTCACGAACGTCAACAGACGGCTCATGTGGCTGGATGAGGCGGACGCAGAGAAGACACTGCTGCTCGTGCTTTTAGGTGTCGCCAAGAACCAGAAGTACATCACGCAGAAGAAACTCTTGGAACTGCAAGGAAAGCTCGAGGAGATCGGGCGCATCATTGGAGGACTGCAAAAGTTCTTCATCAACAACCGAAAATAG
- a CDS encoding reverse transcriptase/maturase family protein, producing the protein MTKFPIILYNTKNTKKALVPPIPPPSSYEDAVGWSAIEAGYKTALRGSRKFTREAVLYDLYSEVNNVRLWRDLKKIEKTRQAGVSEYTPGKYRHRIIVEPKERSLHIPPLRDKVVQLVIHQELQTLFRPVFVNRSFACMYGKGPIRAAFNVQHDMRVARMKWGDEATVIKIDVRKFFYSIDRSVLKQIIAKRFKKLKKKYPEKYEDFLRFYRLLCKVIDSSPEGERGIPLGNVSSQDFANIYLNELDQFCIRFLGATLYTRYMDDVVVIAPNKEIAREWLAKIKVFLQERLHLETNQKTKIFYVRQGVNAYGFKIKATHLLLRTESKRREKRRIKRMMEKLQKGTITKAAIVQSVNSWLGFARWACAYNLAKKIFAPYRFIKTEGEIPYGAISRNRQARRILQQRRNSQAAHKAVAA; encoded by the coding sequence ATGACGAAATTCCCCATTATACTCTACAACACAAAGAACACCAAGAAGGCCCTCGTGCCGCCGATCCCTCCACCCTCCAGCTATGAGGACGCCGTGGGCTGGTCAGCGATCGAGGCGGGCTACAAGACCGCCTTGCGAGGCAGCCGCAAGTTCACGCGGGAGGCCGTGCTCTACGACCTCTATTCCGAGGTGAACAACGTGCGCCTGTGGCGCGATCTCAAGAAAATTGAGAAAACGAGACAGGCGGGCGTTAGTGAGTACACGCCGGGAAAGTATCGGCACAGGATCATCGTGGAGCCGAAGGAGCGCAGTCTTCACATCCCGCCGCTGCGGGACAAGGTCGTGCAGCTCGTCATCCATCAGGAGCTGCAGACGCTCTTTCGCCCGGTATTCGTCAACCGTTCATTTGCGTGTATGTACGGAAAAGGCCCCATCCGAGCTGCCTTCAACGTACAGCATGACATGAGGGTCGCCCGTATGAAGTGGGGCGACGAGGCGACGGTCATCAAGATCGACGTCCGCAAGTTTTTCTACAGCATCGACCGCAGCGTGCTCAAGCAGATCATCGCGAAGCGGTTCAAGAAGCTCAAGAAGAAGTACCCCGAGAAATACGAGGACTTCCTCCGTTTTTACAGGCTTCTTTGCAAAGTGATCGACAGCTCGCCGGAGGGTGAGAGAGGGATTCCGCTGGGAAATGTGAGTTCTCAGGACTTTGCCAACATCTACCTCAACGAGCTCGATCAATTCTGCATCCGCTTCCTCGGTGCGACGCTCTACACGCGCTACATGGACGATGTCGTCGTCATAGCGCCAAACAAGGAAATCGCCCGGGAGTGGTTAGCAAAGATCAAGGTGTTCCTCCAAGAGAGACTGCACCTTGAGACCAACCAGAAGACCAAGATTTTCTATGTGCGGCAGGGCGTGAACGCCTACGGCTTCAAAATCAAAGCGACGCATCTGCTTCTCCGTACCGAGTCGAAACGGCGGGAGAAGCGGCGCATCAAGCGGATGATGGAGAAGCTGCAGAAGGGCACGATCACGAAGGCGGCGATCGTCCAATCGGTCAATTCGTGGCTCGGCTTCGCCCGATGGGCTTGCGCCTACAATCTGGCGAAGAAGATATTCGCTCCCTACCGCTTTATCAAAACGGAAGGAGAGATCCCTTATGGCGCAATATCTCGGAACCGTCAAGCTCGGCGGATTCTACAACAACGGCGCAATTCTCAAGCGGCCCACAAAGCCGTGGCGGCCTGA
- a CDS encoding CD1375 family protein encodes MKVKTYMIAVYAVLVKNGKREIEELPEAYIIPVAEYLATQEEATNE; translated from the coding sequence ATGAAGGTTAAGACCTATATGATCGCCGTCTATGCCGTTCTCGTCAAGAACGGCAAGCGCGAGATCGAGGAGCTTCCCGAAGCCTATATCATTCCTGTTGCTGAGTATTTGGCTACTCAGGAAGAAGCTACCAACGAATGA